From the Pelorhabdus rhamnosifermentans genome, the window AGTTATCGTCGGAGGAACTGGCCTTTCACCGGTAAAAGGTATTGTCGATTATTTTTGCAGTCACAGGGAAGAAACAAAAAACATGACTTTAATAGCAGGGTTTAAAACACCAAAGGATGTTTTATTTAGTACAGATTTTGGTCTCTGGAAGAAAAAAATGAATGTGATTTTGACTGTAGACAATGCGGAAAACGATACTACATGTAAAACTGGCTTAGTTACTCAATATATTCCACAGTTAAATTTTGAAAATTTCAATAAAGCAGTCGCAATTGTTGTGGGGCCACCAATGATGATGAAGTTTACTACACAAGGACTTCTAGAAAGAGGTTTTAAAGAAAATAATATTTGGATTTCTTATGAACGAAAGATGTGCTGTGGCATAGGAAAATGCGGCCATTGTAAAACTGATGACACCTATATTTGTCTGGACGGCCCTGTATTCAATTTTGTAAAAGGCCGTCAATTATTTGATTAGAAAGGGGGGGATCAAATGGACGTTAATACCAAAAAAATAAAAAAGAATGCATTTCGAGTGACAAAACATAGAGGTTTTACTGCATCGCGTATTCGTGTTCCAGGTGGTTATTTGGAAGCAAAGTATTTAGGGATGATTCAAAATATTGCAGAAACCTATGGCAACGGTATCGTAAATATTACAACCCGGCAGGGATTTGAAATTCCCGGTATTAAGTTTGAAGATATACCTAGGGTAAATGAACTAATTCAGCCCATTATCGCAGGATTGGATATTAATCAAGAAGCTTGGGGACAAGGGTATACTTCTTCCGGTACAAGAAATGTTACAGCCTGTGTGGGAAACAATGTATGCCCTTACGCTTGTTATAACACCTCTCAATTTGCAAAGAGAATTGAAAAGGAAATTTTTCCAAATGACTTGCATTTTAAGGTGGCTCTTACAGGTTGTCCTAATGATTGTGCCAAAGTAAGAATGCATGATTTTGGTATTATGGGGATGACTTCGCCTCAATATGATAAGGAACGTTGTGTTAGTTGTGGTGCCTGCGTAAAAGCCTGTACTAAAAAGTCAGTAAGTGCTTTGGAAACCGTAAACTTCAAGGTAATGCGCAATGCCAAGAAGTGCATTGGTTGTGGTGAGTGTGTTTTGAACTGTCCAACTGGGGCTTGGACGCGCAGCCATGAAAAGTACTTCCGTTTAACTATTTTCGGCAGAACCGGTAAGAAAAATCCCCGTTTGGGCGAAGACTTTATAAAATGGGCAGATGAAGATAGTATTATCAAAATCATCTGCAATACCTACGACTATGTGAAAAATTATATAGATCCATTTGCGCCCGGAGGTAAAGAACATATCGGGTACATTGTGGACAGAACGGGTTTTGAAGAATTCAAAAAATGGGTTTTGAAAGATGTTCATTTGCCAGCAATCGCGGAAATATGCACGCCTATTTATTGGAAAGGTATTAAATATTGATAATTTTTGCAACTCTGTAGAGAAAATATCAACAATCTAGTCTAAAAAGTTGCTACTGTTAGTCGTAATGCCCGCTAACATTCCGCATGGTCTAAATGCTATAGATAATTTTAAAATGTTACTAGTTACTAATTGATGTTAAAAATGATATAGAGTGAGTTCCTTTTTTATGTTAATTGAAGCTATGTACAAAATGGTGTCATCGGTATGTCGGTGATGCCATTTTTAGGTTAAACTGTAGTAATCTGTTTTTTGCCATTTGTATTGGTTTTGTTGTAAACAGTTTAATTACATGTACAGATAAAAGGATAGTATTTTTACAAGTGATACATAATATTGCTAAATATATATTAAAAGGGAGGTTTATCTTTAATATGGAAAATGCGATGTTTTGTTATCAGTGTGAGCAGACCGCAGGCGGTAAAGGTTGCGTAAAAATGGGCGTATGCGGTAAAACCCCCGAAGTTGCAGGTCTACAGGATGTTCTTATTCACTCTTTAAAGGGAATCGGTTATTATGGTTGGCAAATTATACAAGCTGGCGGAAAAATTGATACTCTTACCTACAAGTTTGTCATGGATACAATGTTTTCTACCCTTACCAATGTAAACTTTGATCCTGAACGTTTTGTGAGCTATATACAAGAATCCAACAAAATTAAATCTCAACTTAAGGAACAGTTAGGTGACAAAGCTAAGTTTGCACCAGCGGAAGCAGATTATGTGGCTCCAGCTACTAAGGAAGAAATGCTCAAGGATGCCCAAAATTTTGGCATTATGACGGATCAATCCATGGATATGAATATCCGGTCTTTACAGCAAACGCTAATTTATGGTTTTAAAGGCATGGCAGCCTATGCTCACCACGCCCTAGTGCTTGGAAAGAAAGATGAAGAAGTAGGAAATTTTTTCTTCAAAGGACTGGCAGCTACATTAGATAAATCATTAGGCGTGCCTGACTGGCTAGGCTTATGTATGGAACTTGGCAAGACTAATTTTAAGTGCATGGAAATGCTTGATGCAGCTAATACCGGTGAATATGGTAATCCAGAACCCACAGAAATACTCATATCCAGAAAGGCGGGGCCGTTCATCGTCATCTCTGGACACGACATGAAAGATCTTAAACAATTGTTAGAGCAAACAGAAGGTAAAGGTATCAACATTTATACCCATGGCGAAATGATACCCGCCCACGGCTATCCTGAACTGAAAAAACATAAGCATCTGATTGGGAACTTCGGCACTGCATGGCAGAATCAACAAAAGGAATTCGACAATCTACCCGGTTGTGTCCTTATGACAACAAACTGCCTAATGACGCCGCGTGATAGCTACAGCGACAGGATATTCGCAACAAGTATCGTTGGTTTTTCTGATATGCCTTATATCGAGGAACACAATGGTCGTAAAGATTTTACACCCATTATCAATAAGGCTTTGGAACTTAGAGGATTCAAAGAAGATGAACCTGAACGCAAGATTACTGTTGGTTTTGGGCATCATGCGGTCCTTAGCAATGCAGGGAAGATTGTAGAGGCTGTAAAATCAGGTGAAATCAAGCACTTCTTCTTAATTGGCGGTTGTGATGGTGCTCGGCCAGGTAGAAGTTATTACACCGATTTTGCCGATAAAACTCCCCACAATACCTTGATGCTTACGTTAGCTTGCGGTAAATACCGATTTAATTATAAAGACTTTGGTACGTTGGCTGGATTTCCCCGACTGCTTGATGTGGGGCAATGCAATGATTCGTTTTCTGCAATTCGTATCGCCGTTGCTTTAGCCAAAGCATTTAACTGTGGCGTAAATGAGCTGCCTCTTACACTCGTACTATCCTGGTATGAGCAGAAAGCAGTTGCTATACTTCTTACGCTATTATCTCTCGATATTCACAATATCTATATCGGTCCCACACTTCCTGCTTTCTTTACTCCTGACGTACTGCAAACTTTGGTAGAAAAATTTAAAATCAAACTTGTTTCAACTGCTGAAAAAGATATTGAAGCAATTTTAGGAGCGAATGCACTAAAGGCATAACATAATCGGAATAAGCGCCTAGAATATTGAAACTATTCTGATTTTTATATTGAATAGTAGGAGTCTATGTTTATATGATAACGGATTTTATTGATAATGAACTAGAGGGTGTCCAAAAAGTAAAGACTAAAAAAGGGACTGGAACTCATGAAAGAAAAGGGTTCTAGCCCCCTTTCGGTAATGCGAGTATATCGTCTAGTACTTCGTTTAGCATAGCGCATGGATATTAAGACAACTAATTGAGTGCTCTAATTATGACGCGAATCCTGAAACATGAGCGTCATCAGAATTTGTTATCTATGCAGCAATTCGTGATTTGCATCACAGACAGTTGTCTTTCCTAGAGGTAGACTTATCTTAATTATGCTAAGCCTTTTAGGAAGTGAGAGCGGAATGCGAGCATGGAACTGGTTTTGCCAATTTGGTATAGACAAAAATGAGAGTAGTGATTCAAAAAAATATTCGTTGAAAAATTCCATATGTGTTAACAAAAATACTAATTATGATGATGGGACGGAAGAGTTTTGTACTAGGTTAAACGGGCGAGGAATATGCCAATGCGGTAGTACCTTTCGAGGGTTACATTGCATATGGTCACATTATCGTAGAACATAATATATATAAGAAAATTCTAGTAATGTCCCCACATGTCCTGAATATAAATATGAGGTGAATTATGAAAATTGCTATACTAGTCAGGGAAGAAACCATGCAACGTTGTACAGGTAGAGGTTGTCTTAACGCTTTTTTTCAGAGAAAGGACGCTTTTGGGAGATATGAGGGCAAGATAGAGCTTGTTACTTTTTCTCACGCTGGAGGAGACATTGATCATAAAATCGAGACGATGATTAAGAACGGTGTGGATGTGGTGCATTTGTCGTCTTGTATGCGGGGAAAGGCATCAAATTATGAAACCTTGGCAAAGCGTCTTGGAGAACACTTTTATGTCGTTGGATACACCCATGGGGCGGAAAATGGCAAGAGAAAAGATACAATATTTTCTCTTGCGCCGCGCGGAATTGCAGAGCAAATAAGTGTGAAAGAGGATAAAGAAATCTATTAATAGTAACGATTAATAGATTTCGCGATTAGCGAAACCATCGATTATTCTCAACCGCCAAAGGAATATTCGGAAGTTAATCGCGCTATTACTAATAAAATTAGCTATTTCTTTAACTTCCGATAATTTATAGTTATCGGAAGTTAAATAGGAATACACAAGGTTTTCCTGCTGTTTGGGTAAAATAAGCCGCTGGACGCGCGTGCAGTCCGGATGGGTTTATAAAAAGCTGTCCTATTTTGGGATTAAATCTGGAACTTGCTAGCAGTATCGCGGAGATTTACAGCTAGTTGAGCCAGCGCTTGACTTGATGAAGCGATTTCTTCCATAGATGCCGATTGTTCTTCGGTTGCAGCTGATACCGTCTGTGCTTCTTCAGCTGCCTTTTCGCTTAACTCATCAATTTGTTTTACTGAGCCAACAAATTGATGAGTGCCAATAGCCAGTTGATCGATGGCTGAAGATATTTCTTTTACTTGTCCAGATACTTGAGTTATCAGCATTGAAATTTCTAAAAGGGTTTGTCCTGATTCATTGACTACTTCTGTTCCTAGCTTGACTTCAAGAGTGCCATCTCTCATGGCTACTACAGCTTTGTCTGTATCACTCTGAATTTCACCAATTAGTGTGGCGATTTGTTCGGCGGAATCTTGCGATTGTTCTGCAAGCTTGCGAACTTCTTCTGCTACTACAGCAAAACCACGCCCTTGTTCACCCGCACGAGCTGCCTCAATGGCGGCATTTAAGGCCAGTAAATTGGTTTGCCCGGCAATCCCAGTGATAGTATCGAGAATTTGACCGATTTCCTTAGACCTTTCCCCCAATTTAGCTACTAGTGCAGCGGAGGCGGTAACATTTTCTTCGATATAGTTCATTTTCTTTATCGCTTTATCCATCGATTTGTTACCTTGGTTCGCTATTTCAGCTACCTGAGCGGATTGCGTGGCTAACTCATTGGCGTTAGCAGCAACTTGCTGGATTTTTGCTGACATCTGCTGTACAACAACGGCTGTGTCATTGGCTACACTTAGTTGCTGCTTTGCACCTTTGGCTACATCGGTAATGGAAATAGCAACTTGGTTGGCAGCTTGAGCTGATTGATCGGCACTAGCAGTCATTTCTTCACTTGAGGCAGCTAGCAATTCGGATTGCCTTAACATTTGACCAATAAGATCGCGCATACTGCTGCGCATACTGGCCAATGACTGGCCCATTTCTCCAAATTCGTCTTTACGGGAAAGAAGTGCCTTATTTATGACAGTTTCATAGTCACCTTCAGCCATACGGTCAAGAAAGGTGGTTGTAGCTTTTACAGGTTTGATGATCATCTTGGTGAGGCTTAAACTGAGCGTGATTCCTATAAGAAATATGATCCCTGTCAATGTGATCGACACAGTACGGGCATTTGATGCATTCTCTTTGGATTGGGTTACTTGATCTTTAACGATTTTAGAGTTATCTTCTACGATGGTTGATAGTGCCTTTTGGAGCTCTTGGGCGAATGGTGTTAGTTCTCTGGTAGTAGCACTACTAATCAATTGATCCTGTGCCTCGCGCGCAGTATCCCCGCTCTTTTTAGCTGCATGTCCATCAGCTAGTGCTGGTATAAGTCGCTCCCTAACACCTGCGTAATAAGTATTAGTGTCGCTAATAAGCTTCTCAATGGACGCTTTCTTTTCCGGCGAAGCTTTAGCAAGAATCTGATTTTCTAATTCCACAACGGTGTTCATTCGTTCTATAAACCCCTGACGGTTGCTATCATTGCCATCGGCGATGAACCGTCTGATTTCGAGAACAGCTCCAGTGTATAAATTTTCGGCTTTTGATGCTAAAAGCGCTCTGGCGTTCGCCTCTTCGATGGCGGTTATACTAGTAGTATTTTGTTGAGCAGCAAAGTAAAAATTAAATCCCAAAACTAATAGCAACATCATGATAAATCCGAGTCCCAGGCTGATTTTTGTACCAATTTTCATACTAAACCTCTCCTATTTTAATTCCTGAAATCTATGCTATACTAAAACTTTTCGGAAATATGACCTTGCTTGTATTAATTGCAAAAACGCTCTCTATACCAAGTGCTCCCCGAAAACAAAACTGACACCGTACAAAACGTTGTCAGTTGTCAGTCATCACAATGTTATTAATCGTTCATACCTGCTTATCAGACTCCTTATATCAGTTCTTATTTCTTCATTACAAAGGCTTTTCCATCAACAACAACAACGCCGGTTTGAGTTGTAACTATTGTTTTTAGAACCAAACGATGTTTGGCTTCGTTTTTCTCAATCACTTCGACGGTGGCAGTAATCGTATCGCCCATTCTTACCGGGGCCTTAAATGATAA encodes:
- the asrB gene encoding anaerobic sulfite reductase subunit AsrB; this encodes MPSNEYIPFLTEIRDVIKHTDIEYTFRVTYEGNVKPGQFFEVSIPKYGEAPISVSGIGNGTVDLTIRRVGKVTHEIFEHYVGDKLFMRGPYGNGFDIDNYKGKELVVIVGGTGLSPVKGIVDYFCSHREETKNMTLIAGFKTPKDVLFSTDFGLWKKKMNVILTVDNAENDTTCKTGLVTQYIPQLNFENFNKAVAIVVGPPMMMKFTTQGLLERGFKENNIWISYERKMCCGIGKCGHCKTDDTYICLDGPVFNFVKGRQLFD
- the asrC gene encoding sulfite reductase subunit C; the protein is MDVNTKKIKKNAFRVTKHRGFTASRIRVPGGYLEAKYLGMIQNIAETYGNGIVNITTRQGFEIPGIKFEDIPRVNELIQPIIAGLDINQEAWGQGYTSSGTRNVTACVGNNVCPYACYNTSQFAKRIEKEIFPNDLHFKVALTGCPNDCAKVRMHDFGIMGMTSPQYDKERCVSCGACVKACTKKSVSALETVNFKVMRNAKKCIGCGECVLNCPTGAWTRSHEKYFRLTIFGRTGKKNPRLGEDFIKWADEDSIIKIICNTYDYVKNYIDPFAPGGKEHIGYIVDRTGFEEFKKWVLKDVHLPAIAEICTPIYWKGIKY
- the hcp gene encoding hydroxylamine reductase, coding for MENAMFCYQCEQTAGGKGCVKMGVCGKTPEVAGLQDVLIHSLKGIGYYGWQIIQAGGKIDTLTYKFVMDTMFSTLTNVNFDPERFVSYIQESNKIKSQLKEQLGDKAKFAPAEADYVAPATKEEMLKDAQNFGIMTDQSMDMNIRSLQQTLIYGFKGMAAYAHHALVLGKKDEEVGNFFFKGLAATLDKSLGVPDWLGLCMELGKTNFKCMEMLDAANTGEYGNPEPTEILISRKAGPFIVISGHDMKDLKQLLEQTEGKGINIYTHGEMIPAHGYPELKKHKHLIGNFGTAWQNQQKEFDNLPGCVLMTTNCLMTPRDSYSDRIFATSIVGFSDMPYIEEHNGRKDFTPIINKALELRGFKEDEPERKITVGFGHHAVLSNAGKIVEAVKSGEIKHFFLIGGCDGARPGRSYYTDFADKTPHNTLMLTLACGKYRFNYKDFGTLAGFPRLLDVGQCNDSFSAIRIAVALAKAFNCGVNELPLTLVLSWYEQKAVAILLTLLSLDIHNIYIGPTLPAFFTPDVLQTLVEKFKIKLVSTAEKDIEAILGANALKA
- a CDS encoding CGGC domain-containing protein, whose product is MKIAILVREETMQRCTGRGCLNAFFQRKDAFGRYEGKIELVTFSHAGGDIDHKIETMIKNGVDVVHLSSCMRGKASNYETLAKRLGEHFYVVGYTHGAENGKRKDTIFSLAPRGIAEQISVKEDKEIY
- a CDS encoding HPr family phosphocarrier protein, which gives rise to MSAILLASSRFNPKIGQLFINPSGLHARPAAYFTQTAGKPCVFLFNFR
- a CDS encoding methyl-accepting chemotaxis protein, whose product is MKIGTKISLGLGFIMMLLLVLGFNFYFAAQQNTTSITAIEEANARALLASKAENLYTGAVLEIRRFIADGNDSNRQGFIERMNTVVELENQILAKASPEKKASIEKLISDTNTYYAGVRERLIPALADGHAAKKSGDTAREAQDQLISSATTRELTPFAQELQKALSTIVEDNSKIVKDQVTQSKENASNARTVSITLTGIIFLIGITLSLSLTKMIIKPVKATTTFLDRMAEGDYETVINKALLSRKDEFGEMGQSLASMRSSMRDLIGQMLRQSELLAASSEEMTASADQSAQAANQVAISITDVAKGAKQQLSVANDTAVVVQQMSAKIQQVAANANELATQSAQVAEIANQGNKSMDKAIKKMNYIEENVTASAALVAKLGERSKEIGQILDTITGIAGQTNLLALNAAIEAARAGEQGRGFAVVAEEVRKLAEQSQDSAEQIATLIGEIQSDTDKAVVAMRDGTLEVKLGTEVVNESGQTLLEISMLITQVSGQVKEISSAIDQLAIGTHQFVGSVKQIDELSEKAAEEAQTVSAATEEQSASMEEIASSSQALAQLAVNLRDTASKFQI